A single region of the Thermococcus zilligii AN1 genome encodes:
- the tsaA gene encoding tRNA (N6-threonylcarbamoyladenosine(37)-N6)-methyltransferase TrmO, whose protein sequence is MDFEPLKLSSVGYVRKDEGLQETFIEILPEFLEAVEGLHEGDWIKLILWFHRSDTPEGRRVLKVHPHGNPKNPLTGVFATRSPYRPNPIALYTVRIHRMEGNRLYIDWIDAMDETPVVDIKIFVERHDCPKEVPIEEREVHIEEGRVIGEVNVIPRKSEHLDELEEVSPEEYDAVVLGIGPKTTTLTARELKELIEALKEVYENLPVEIKDRLE, encoded by the coding sequence ATGGACTTCGAGCCCCTGAAGCTCTCCTCCGTCGGATACGTCAGAAAGGACGAGGGGCTCCAGGAGACGTTTATCGAAATACTCCCCGAGTTTCTGGAAGCTGTGGAGGGCCTTCACGAAGGCGACTGGATAAAGCTGATCCTCTGGTTCCACAGGAGCGATACGCCCGAGGGGAGGAGAGTCCTCAAAGTTCACCCCCACGGCAACCCGAAGAACCCTTTAACCGGGGTCTTCGCCACGCGCTCCCCATACAGGCCGAATCCGATAGCTCTCTACACCGTCAGAATCCACCGCATGGAGGGGAACAGACTCTACATAGACTGGATAGACGCTATGGACGAAACGCCGGTGGTCGACATCAAGATATTCGTGGAAAGGCACGACTGTCCGAAGGAGGTTCCAATCGAGGAGAGGGAAGTCCACATCGAGGAGGGCAGGGTGATAGGAGAGGTGAACGTTATCCCGAGGAAGAGCGAGCACCTGGACGAGCTCGAGGAGGTCTCGCCGGAGGAATACGACGCGGTTGTCCTCGGGATAGGGCCAAAGACAACGACGCTGACTGCCAGGGAACTGAAAGAGCTTATAGAGGCGCTGAAGGAGGTTTATGAAAACCTGCCCGTGGAAATAAAGGACAGGCTTGAGTGA
- a CDS encoding HAD family hydrolase, which produces MLRGVIFDVDETLVYYEGYSHREWYEGWVKPELERRGIALDYETYRKTVTGELPRSYVGQFGIDYLEFWKIVDEVNLRYRREMAKMGRIKPFPDVSALEELRKLGLRLAAVSNASQECTEFVLDLFNLRDNFEVVYGKDYSNLDGVKPSPYLVEKALKALNLKPEEALMVGDSIHDVLAGKRAGLKTVNVARFERVEGADYYVKDLWELVELVRDSLV; this is translated from the coding sequence ATGCTGAGGGGCGTTATCTTCGACGTTGACGAGACCCTGGTCTACTACGAGGGCTACAGCCACCGCGAGTGGTATGAGGGCTGGGTAAAGCCCGAGCTGGAGAGGCGTGGCATTGCCCTCGACTATGAAACATACAGGAAAACCGTGACCGGCGAACTCCCGAGGAGCTACGTGGGGCAGTTCGGCATCGATTATCTTGAGTTCTGGAAAATTGTGGACGAGGTTAACCTCCGCTACAGGCGGGAAATGGCCAAAATGGGCAGAATAAAGCCTTTTCCGGATGTTTCCGCCCTCGAAGAACTCAGAAAACTGGGCCTGAGATTGGCCGCGGTGAGCAACGCCTCCCAGGAGTGCACCGAGTTCGTCCTCGACCTCTTTAACCTAAGGGATAACTTTGAAGTCGTCTACGGGAAGGACTACTCCAACTTGGACGGCGTCAAGCCCAGCCCCTACCTCGTCGAGAAGGCCCTGAAGGCCCTCAACCTGAAGCCTGAGGAGGCTTTGATGGTCGGGGACAGCATTCACGACGTTTTAGCGGGAAAAAGGGCGGGCCTGAAAACAGTCAATGTGGCCCGCTTTGAAAGGGTGGAGGGCGCGGACTACTACGTGAAAGACCTGTGGGAGCTGGTCGAATTGGTCAGGGATAGCTTAGTTTAG
- a CDS encoding SPFH domain-containing protein, which produces MVQVIEWVNPGGDEIIWRYPNEVIKWGAQLIVHEYEVAVFMRDGKIYDVFGPGRHTLTTQNLPLLYKLVGGSNSPFKATVIFVSMKEFQGKYGGETQTRELAPIKYYGVYWFKVADPVQFITEVVGGQSLYDAGDVSRFIRAYFNEGMMKHLSAYSIVDLFQNLDMVSTQVKVKLMEDFRRLGLELVDVKIEGVNTTDEWRQRLFWLMHTGNAQAVMQMDTVKQVAAELGKSGGASVGTGMVLIPQLMQPVQPAQPAQPFGGVPPAGYGGAVQQPQQVAQQEICPYCGKPIPPGARFCPYCGHEIKRCPNGHIVPEGARFCPVCGAKIG; this is translated from the coding sequence ATGGTGCAGGTCATTGAATGGGTGAACCCCGGAGGGGACGAGATAATCTGGCGCTACCCCAACGAGGTTATAAAGTGGGGCGCCCAGCTCATCGTCCACGAGTACGAGGTAGCTGTGTTCATGCGCGATGGAAAAATCTACGACGTCTTTGGCCCCGGAAGGCACACCCTGACAACACAGAACCTCCCGCTTTTATACAAGCTCGTCGGCGGGAGCAACAGCCCCTTCAAGGCGACCGTAATCTTCGTCAGCATGAAGGAGTTCCAGGGGAAGTACGGCGGGGAAACGCAGACGAGGGAGCTTGCCCCCATAAAGTACTACGGCGTCTACTGGTTCAAGGTTGCTGATCCAGTCCAGTTCATCACCGAAGTGGTCGGTGGCCAGAGCCTTTACGATGCGGGCGACGTTAGCAGGTTCATCCGCGCCTACTTCAACGAGGGCATGATGAAGCACCTCTCCGCCTATTCAATCGTTGACCTGTTCCAGAACCTCGACATGGTCAGCACGCAGGTGAAGGTAAAGCTCATGGAGGACTTCAGAAGGCTCGGCCTCGAGCTCGTCGATGTGAAAATTGAGGGAGTGAACACAACGGATGAGTGGCGCCAGAGGCTCTTCTGGCTCATGCACACCGGGAACGCCCAGGCGGTAATGCAGATGGACACCGTAAAGCAGGTCGCCGCGGAGCTCGGGAAGAGCGGGGGCGCTTCCGTTGGAACGGGCATGGTCCTGATACCCCAGCTCATGCAGCCGGTTCAGCCGGCCCAGCCAGCGCAACCCTTTGGTGGCGTTCCTCCGGCAGGCTACGGGGGGGCCGTTCAACAACCCCAGCAGGTAGCCCAGCAGGAGATATGCCCCTACTGTGGGAAGCCGATTCCGCCGGGGGCGCGCTTCTGCCCCTACTGCGGGCATGAAATTAAGCGCTGTCCCAACGGCCACATAGTCCCGGAGGGGGCGAGGTTCTGCCCCGTGTGCGGGGCGAAAATTGGCTGA
- a CDS encoding adenosylhomocysteinase produces the protein MDCTKDYCVRDLSLAPSGERKIDWVSRFMPVLQHIRADFEKRKPFRGVKIAATLHLEMKTAFLLLTLKAGGAEVSAAASNPLSTQDDVVAALAKAGIKAYAMKGESREQYYEFMHKALDIGPNIIIDDGADMVSTVLKERPELIPGIWGASEETTTGVIRLRSMERDGVLKFPIIAVNDSYTKYLFDNRYGTGQSTWDGIIRTTNLLVAGKNVVVVGYGWCGRGIAMRARGLGATVIVVEVDPIRALEARMDGFLVMDMKSAAKMGDIFITSTGNINCIRREHFELMKDGVILANAGHFDVEISKPDLEALSVEINEVRPNIREYRLADGRRLYLLAEGRLVNLAAADGHPAEIMDMSFALQAKAAEYILENHGKLEPRVYVLPREIDEMVAGIKLKAMGITIEELTEEQRRYLESWEHGT, from the coding sequence ATGGACTGCACGAAGGACTACTGCGTTAGGGATTTAAGCCTCGCCCCGAGCGGGGAGAGGAAGATAGACTGGGTCTCGCGCTTCATGCCGGTTCTCCAGCACATTAGGGCCGATTTCGAGAAGAGGAAGCCCTTCAGGGGCGTGAAGATAGCGGCGACACTCCACCTGGAAATGAAGACCGCTTTCCTCCTTTTGACGCTTAAAGCAGGTGGAGCAGAGGTTTCAGCTGCAGCCAGTAACCCGCTGAGCACCCAGGACGACGTCGTTGCCGCTCTGGCCAAGGCCGGCATTAAAGCCTACGCGATGAAGGGGGAGAGCAGGGAGCAGTACTACGAGTTCATGCACAAAGCCCTGGACATAGGGCCGAACATCATAATAGACGACGGTGCTGACATGGTGAGCACAGTCCTGAAGGAAAGGCCGGAACTGATTCCCGGAATATGGGGCGCGAGCGAGGAAACTACAACCGGAGTGATACGGCTCCGCTCGATGGAGAGGGACGGCGTGCTTAAGTTCCCGATAATAGCGGTCAACGACAGCTACACCAAATACCTCTTCGACAACCGCTATGGGACCGGCCAGTCAACGTGGGACGGAATAATAAGGACGACGAACCTTCTCGTGGCTGGCAAAAACGTGGTCGTCGTTGGCTACGGCTGGTGCGGCAGGGGAATAGCGATGCGCGCCAGGGGATTGGGGGCGACTGTCATCGTTGTCGAAGTTGACCCGATAAGGGCGCTCGAGGCCAGAATGGACGGCTTCCTCGTCATGGACATGAAAAGCGCGGCAAAGATGGGGGACATCTTCATAACTTCAACCGGAAACATCAACTGCATAAGGAGGGAGCACTTCGAGCTCATGAAGGACGGGGTTATTTTAGCGAACGCGGGCCACTTCGACGTCGAGATAAGCAAACCCGACCTCGAGGCCCTTTCTGTGGAGATAAACGAGGTCAGGCCAAACATAAGGGAGTACAGGCTCGCCGACGGAAGGAGGCTTTATCTCCTCGCCGAAGGGAGGCTCGTGAACTTGGCGGCGGCCGACGGCCACCCGGCGGAGATAATGGACATGAGCTTTGCCCTGCAGGCGAAAGCGGCTGAATACATACTGGAAAACCACGGGAAGCTTGAGCCCAGGGTCTATGTCCTGCCGAGGGAGATAGACGAGATGGTCGCGGGGATCAAGCTGAAGGCAATGGGGATAACTATTGAGGAGCTCACGGAGGAGCAGAGGAGATACCTCGAGAGCTGGGAGCACGGGACGTGA